A single window of Girardinichthys multiradiatus isolate DD_20200921_A chromosome 15, DD_fGirMul_XY1, whole genome shotgun sequence DNA harbors:
- the tab2 gene encoding TGF-beta-activated kinase 1 and MAP3K7-binding protein 2 isoform X3, translated as MAQGSQQIDIQVLHDLRQKFPEVPVGVVSQCVLECNNNLDACCKYLSQVSPGYLYSDDGNLSFSEDPSFARLQKHMTQLNLGLQSQNVHVAPVQDGLRMNGSRTLAHSMSDGPLQTGQAPNSDFFPHEPQSAPVQVPSTLNVFNVMEPSRKPQPPQNLALYTLGPKGPSVGPQQTPRFNPITVTLAPNLHSGRNTPTSLHIHSMPQSGLGSPQGNSIFIRPYVSQSSTTRQSQQPGGRAQYSPTSQPQQQIYQISHPSPIPSSRSVPLHSSSHTSRTSHVYMPISSPTNPQAPAIPSSGSMASSSSVSSCPPSSSSSVMPCSMSAVSQYNIQNISTGPRKNQIEIKLESPQRSNSTTAVLRTSSGPWSSSSSSACPSSSSSSTGVATVSSTPLSIGGPGSSRNQPTVYISASPPTAATTPSEETIMAPPGSRSQPKFYISASDDSGARNPPTVYISANPQIQGPSGARNMGGQVSMGPAYIHHHPPKTRPSVGGGGTASSPRVVVTQPNTKYTFKITVSPNKPPAVSPGVVSPTFEPNNLLSLPSDHHVVEPEPLHLSDPLSPHRERPSEPRRLSTGSEDAAYTQALLVHQIARKDRLEHKLEMKKKKLEKLKEEVNEMENDLTKRRLERSNSASQIPSIDEMKNLRCRNRTLQIDIDCLSKEIDLLQTNGPHLNPSVIHNFYDNIGFLGPVPPKPKGTSSVDPGSKIVKPTPEQEEDEGTQWNCTACTFLNHPALNRCEQCEFPRHF; from the exons ATGGCCCAGGGAAGCCAGCAGATTGACATTCAGGTTTTGCATGACCTGCGCCAGAAGTTCCCTGAAGTCCCAGTAGGTGTCGTCTCTCAGTGCGTTCTGGAG TGCAACAACAATTTAGACGCCTGTTGCAAATACTTGTCCCAGGTCAGTCCAGGCTACCTTTACAGTGACGACGGCAATCTGAGCTTTTCTGAGGACCCCAGCTTCGCCCGGCTCCAGAAGCACATGACCCAGCTGAACCTGGGCTTGCAGTCTCAGAATGTGCATGTGGCCCCAGTTCAGGACGGCCTGAGAATGAATGGCAGCCGGACTCTGGCCCACAGCATGAGTGACGGGCCCCTCCAGACAGGCCAGGCCCCCAACAGTGACTTTTTTCCGCACGAGCCCCAGTCAGCCCCAGTGCAGGTACCCTCCACTCtcaatgtttttaatgtgatgGAGCCATCACGTAAACCGCAGCCTCCACAGAACCTTGCACTCTACACTCTAGGACCGAAAGGACCGAGTGTGGGTCCGCAGCAAACCCCACGCTTCAACCCCATTACAGTGACACTAGCCCCAAATCTCCATTCAGGCCGCAACACCCCCACTTCTTTACACATACATAGTATGCCACAGTCAGGCCTGGGTAGTCCACAGGGCAACTCCATCTTTATCCGGCCGTATGTTAGCCAGTCCAGCACGACCCGGCAGAGCCAGCAGCCAGGTGGGCGGGCCCAGTACAGCCCCACTTCTCAGCCCCAGCAGCAGATCTATCAGATCTCCCATCCCTCCCCCATTCCTAGCTCGCGGTCTGTCCCCCTGCACTCCTCCTCACATACCTCAAGGACCTCTCACGTCTACATGCCTATTAGTTCCCCCACTAATCCCCAGGCGCCTGCTATTCCTTCCAGTGGAAGCATGGCTTCTTCCTCTAGTGTCTCTTCTTGTCCcccttcatcctcctcctctgtcaTGCCCTGCTCCATGTCAGCTGTCAGCCAGTACAACATCCAGAACATCTCCACTGGCCCTCGGAAAAATCAGATTGAGATCAAACTTGAATCTCCTCAAAGGAGCAATTCCACCACAGCTGTGCTGCGGACAAGCAGCGGGCCCTggtcatcctcctcctcctcagcctgcccttcttcatcttcctcttcaACCGGAGTGGCCACTGTATCCAGCACCCCTCTGTCCATCGGAGGGCCCGGCTCAAGCCGCAACCAGCCAACTGTTTACATCTCTGCCAGCCCGCCCACTGCTGCTACAACCCCGTCAGAGGAGACTATCATGGCCCCGCCAGGTTCCCGCTCCCAGCCCAAGTTTTACATTTCTGCAAGTGATGATAGTGGAGCCAGAAACCCTCCTACAGTCTACATCTCAGCTAACCCTCAAATACAGGGGCCTTCGGGAGCCAGGAACATGGGGGGGCAAGTGAGCATGGGGCCTGCCTACATTCACCACCACCCACCTAAGACTCGTCCCTCTGTGGGAGGTGGAGGCACCGCTTCTTCACCTCGCGTGGTAGTGACTCAGCCCAACAccaaatatacttttaaaatcaCTGTCTCTCCTAATAAACCTCCAGCTGTGTCTCCCGGAGTCGTGTCCCCAACCTTTGAGCCCAACAACCTCCTCAGCCTGCCGTCAGACCACCACGTTGTGGAGCCAGAGCCCCTGCATCTGTCCGACCCGCTGTCACCGCACAGAGAGCGGCCAAGCGAGCCGCGCAGACTCAGCACGGGTTCCGAGGATGCAGCATACACACAAG CGTTGTTGGTTCATCAGATAGCTCGAAAGGACAGGCTGGAGCATAAGTTGgaaatgaagaagaagaagctggagaagcTAAAAGAAGAAGTTAATGAAATGGAGAATGACCTGACCAAGAGAAGGCTGGAGAGGTCCAACTCAGCCTCCCAAATTCCTTCT ATTGATGAAATGAAGAACCTGCGATGCAGAAACAGAACACTGCAGATTGACATTGACTGCCTTAGCAAAGAAATTGATCTCCTTCAAACAAATG GACCACATTTAAATCCCAGTGTAATCCATAATTTTTATGACAACATTGGATTCCTTGGTCCTGTCCCACCCAAACCCAAAGGTACTTCGTCTGTTG ATCCAGGAAGTAAGATTGTGAAGCCCACCCCTGAgcaggaggaagatgagggCACCCAATGGAACTGCACAGCCTGCACCTTCCTCAACCACCCTGCCCTCAACCGCTGTGAACAATGCGAGTTCCCGCGGCACTTCTGA
- the tab2 gene encoding TGF-beta-activated kinase 1 and MAP3K7-binding protein 2 isoform X1 gives MAQGSQQIDIQVLHDLRQKFPEVPVGVVSQCVLECNNNLDACCKYLSQVSPGYLYSDDGNLSFSEDPSFARLQKHMTQLNLGLQSQNVHVAPVQDGLRMNGSRTLAHSMSDGPLQTGQAPNSDFFPHEPQSAPVQVPSTLNVFNVMEPSRKPQPPQNLALYTLGPKGPSVGPQQTPRFNPITVTLAPNLHSGRNTPTSLHIHSMPQSGLGSPQGNSIFIRPYVSQSSTTRQSQQPGGRAQYSPTSQPQQQIYQISHPSPIPSSRSVPLHSSSHTSRTSHVYMPISSPTNPQAPAIPSSGSMASSSSVSSCPPSSSSSVMPCSMSAVSQYNIQNISTGPRKNQIEIKLESPQRSNSTTAVLRTSSGPWSSSSSSACPSSSSSSTGVATVSSTPLSIGGPGSSRNQPTVYISASPPTAATTPSEETIMAPPGSRSQPKFYISASDDSGARNPPTVYISANPQIQGPSGARNMGGQVSMGPAYIHHHPPKTRPSVGGGGTASSPRVVVTQPNTKYTFKITVSPNKPPAVSPGVVSPTFEPNNLLSLPSDHHVVEPEPLHLSDPLSPHRERPSEPRRLSTGSEDAAYTQALLVHQIARKDRLEHKLEMKKKKLEKLKEEVNEMENDLTKRRLERSNSASQIPSIDEMKNLRCRNRTLQIDIDCLSKEIDLLQTNGPHFHRPSNLQRFREDVLPLFQKCFIGPHLNPSVIHNFYDNIGFLGPVPPKPKGTSSVDPGSKIVKPTPEQEEDEGTQWNCTACTFLNHPALNRCEQCEFPRHF, from the exons ATGGCCCAGGGAAGCCAGCAGATTGACATTCAGGTTTTGCATGACCTGCGCCAGAAGTTCCCTGAAGTCCCAGTAGGTGTCGTCTCTCAGTGCGTTCTGGAG TGCAACAACAATTTAGACGCCTGTTGCAAATACTTGTCCCAGGTCAGTCCAGGCTACCTTTACAGTGACGACGGCAATCTGAGCTTTTCTGAGGACCCCAGCTTCGCCCGGCTCCAGAAGCACATGACCCAGCTGAACCTGGGCTTGCAGTCTCAGAATGTGCATGTGGCCCCAGTTCAGGACGGCCTGAGAATGAATGGCAGCCGGACTCTGGCCCACAGCATGAGTGACGGGCCCCTCCAGACAGGCCAGGCCCCCAACAGTGACTTTTTTCCGCACGAGCCCCAGTCAGCCCCAGTGCAGGTACCCTCCACTCtcaatgtttttaatgtgatgGAGCCATCACGTAAACCGCAGCCTCCACAGAACCTTGCACTCTACACTCTAGGACCGAAAGGACCGAGTGTGGGTCCGCAGCAAACCCCACGCTTCAACCCCATTACAGTGACACTAGCCCCAAATCTCCATTCAGGCCGCAACACCCCCACTTCTTTACACATACATAGTATGCCACAGTCAGGCCTGGGTAGTCCACAGGGCAACTCCATCTTTATCCGGCCGTATGTTAGCCAGTCCAGCACGACCCGGCAGAGCCAGCAGCCAGGTGGGCGGGCCCAGTACAGCCCCACTTCTCAGCCCCAGCAGCAGATCTATCAGATCTCCCATCCCTCCCCCATTCCTAGCTCGCGGTCTGTCCCCCTGCACTCCTCCTCACATACCTCAAGGACCTCTCACGTCTACATGCCTATTAGTTCCCCCACTAATCCCCAGGCGCCTGCTATTCCTTCCAGTGGAAGCATGGCTTCTTCCTCTAGTGTCTCTTCTTGTCCcccttcatcctcctcctctgtcaTGCCCTGCTCCATGTCAGCTGTCAGCCAGTACAACATCCAGAACATCTCCACTGGCCCTCGGAAAAATCAGATTGAGATCAAACTTGAATCTCCTCAAAGGAGCAATTCCACCACAGCTGTGCTGCGGACAAGCAGCGGGCCCTggtcatcctcctcctcctcagcctgcccttcttcatcttcctcttcaACCGGAGTGGCCACTGTATCCAGCACCCCTCTGTCCATCGGAGGGCCCGGCTCAAGCCGCAACCAGCCAACTGTTTACATCTCTGCCAGCCCGCCCACTGCTGCTACAACCCCGTCAGAGGAGACTATCATGGCCCCGCCAGGTTCCCGCTCCCAGCCCAAGTTTTACATTTCTGCAAGTGATGATAGTGGAGCCAGAAACCCTCCTACAGTCTACATCTCAGCTAACCCTCAAATACAGGGGCCTTCGGGAGCCAGGAACATGGGGGGGCAAGTGAGCATGGGGCCTGCCTACATTCACCACCACCCACCTAAGACTCGTCCCTCTGTGGGAGGTGGAGGCACCGCTTCTTCACCTCGCGTGGTAGTGACTCAGCCCAACAccaaatatacttttaaaatcaCTGTCTCTCCTAATAAACCTCCAGCTGTGTCTCCCGGAGTCGTGTCCCCAACCTTTGAGCCCAACAACCTCCTCAGCCTGCCGTCAGACCACCACGTTGTGGAGCCAGAGCCCCTGCATCTGTCCGACCCGCTGTCACCGCACAGAGAGCGGCCAAGCGAGCCGCGCAGACTCAGCACGGGTTCCGAGGATGCAGCATACACACAAG CGTTGTTGGTTCATCAGATAGCTCGAAAGGACAGGCTGGAGCATAAGTTGgaaatgaagaagaagaagctggagaagcTAAAAGAAGAAGTTAATGAAATGGAGAATGACCTGACCAAGAGAAGGCTGGAGAGGTCCAACTCAGCCTCCCAAATTCCTTCT ATTGATGAAATGAAGAACCTGCGATGCAGAAACAGAACACTGCAGATTGACATTGACTGCCTTAGCAAAGAAATTGATCTCCTTCAAACAAATG GACCGCACTTCCACAGGCCAAGCAACCTACAGAGGTTCAGGGAGGATGTGCTGCCCCTCtttcagaaatgtttcattG GACCACATTTAAATCCCAGTGTAATCCATAATTTTTATGACAACATTGGATTCCTTGGTCCTGTCCCACCCAAACCCAAAGGTACTTCGTCTGTTG ATCCAGGAAGTAAGATTGTGAAGCCCACCCCTGAgcaggaggaagatgagggCACCCAATGGAACTGCACAGCCTGCACCTTCCTCAACCACCCTGCCCTCAACCGCTGTGAACAATGCGAGTTCCCGCGGCACTTCTGA
- the tab2 gene encoding TGF-beta-activated kinase 1 and MAP3K7-binding protein 2 isoform X4, which produces MAQGSQQIDIQVLHDLRQKFPEVPVGVVSQCVLECNNNLDACCKYLSQVSPGYLYSDDGNLSFSEDPSFARLQKHMTQLNLGLQSQNVHVAPVQDGLRMNGSRTLAHSMSDGPLQTGQAPNSDFFPHEPQSAPVQVPSTLNVFNVMEPSRKPQPPQNLALYTLGPKGPSVGPQQTPRFNPITVTLAPNLHSGRNTPTSLHIHSMPQSGLGSPQGNSIFIRPYVSQSSTTRQSQQPGGRAQYSPTSQPQQQIYQISHPSPIPSSRSVPLHSSSHTSRTSHVYMPISSPTNPQAPAIPSSGSMASSSSVSSCPPSSSSSVMPCSMSAVSQYNIQNISTGPRKNQIEIKLESPQRSNSTTAVLRTSSGPWSSSSSSACPSSSSSSTGVATVSSTPLSIGGPGSSRNQPTVYISASPPTAATTPSEETIMAPPGSRSQPKFYISASDDSGARNPPTVYISANPQIQGPSGARNMGGQVSMGPAYIHHHPPKTRPSVGGGGTASSPRVVVTQPNTKYTFKITVSPNKPPAVSPGVVSPTFEPNNLLSLPSDHHVVEPEPLHLSDPLSPHRERPSEPRRLSTGSEDAAYTQALLVHQIARKDRLEHKLEMKKKKLEKLKEEVNEMENDLTKRRLERSNSASQIPSIDEMKNLRCRNRTLQIDIDCLSKEIDLLQTNDPGSKIVKPTPEQEEDEGTQWNCTACTFLNHPALNRCEQCEFPRHF; this is translated from the exons ATGGCCCAGGGAAGCCAGCAGATTGACATTCAGGTTTTGCATGACCTGCGCCAGAAGTTCCCTGAAGTCCCAGTAGGTGTCGTCTCTCAGTGCGTTCTGGAG TGCAACAACAATTTAGACGCCTGTTGCAAATACTTGTCCCAGGTCAGTCCAGGCTACCTTTACAGTGACGACGGCAATCTGAGCTTTTCTGAGGACCCCAGCTTCGCCCGGCTCCAGAAGCACATGACCCAGCTGAACCTGGGCTTGCAGTCTCAGAATGTGCATGTGGCCCCAGTTCAGGACGGCCTGAGAATGAATGGCAGCCGGACTCTGGCCCACAGCATGAGTGACGGGCCCCTCCAGACAGGCCAGGCCCCCAACAGTGACTTTTTTCCGCACGAGCCCCAGTCAGCCCCAGTGCAGGTACCCTCCACTCtcaatgtttttaatgtgatgGAGCCATCACGTAAACCGCAGCCTCCACAGAACCTTGCACTCTACACTCTAGGACCGAAAGGACCGAGTGTGGGTCCGCAGCAAACCCCACGCTTCAACCCCATTACAGTGACACTAGCCCCAAATCTCCATTCAGGCCGCAACACCCCCACTTCTTTACACATACATAGTATGCCACAGTCAGGCCTGGGTAGTCCACAGGGCAACTCCATCTTTATCCGGCCGTATGTTAGCCAGTCCAGCACGACCCGGCAGAGCCAGCAGCCAGGTGGGCGGGCCCAGTACAGCCCCACTTCTCAGCCCCAGCAGCAGATCTATCAGATCTCCCATCCCTCCCCCATTCCTAGCTCGCGGTCTGTCCCCCTGCACTCCTCCTCACATACCTCAAGGACCTCTCACGTCTACATGCCTATTAGTTCCCCCACTAATCCCCAGGCGCCTGCTATTCCTTCCAGTGGAAGCATGGCTTCTTCCTCTAGTGTCTCTTCTTGTCCcccttcatcctcctcctctgtcaTGCCCTGCTCCATGTCAGCTGTCAGCCAGTACAACATCCAGAACATCTCCACTGGCCCTCGGAAAAATCAGATTGAGATCAAACTTGAATCTCCTCAAAGGAGCAATTCCACCACAGCTGTGCTGCGGACAAGCAGCGGGCCCTggtcatcctcctcctcctcagcctgcccttcttcatcttcctcttcaACCGGAGTGGCCACTGTATCCAGCACCCCTCTGTCCATCGGAGGGCCCGGCTCAAGCCGCAACCAGCCAACTGTTTACATCTCTGCCAGCCCGCCCACTGCTGCTACAACCCCGTCAGAGGAGACTATCATGGCCCCGCCAGGTTCCCGCTCCCAGCCCAAGTTTTACATTTCTGCAAGTGATGATAGTGGAGCCAGAAACCCTCCTACAGTCTACATCTCAGCTAACCCTCAAATACAGGGGCCTTCGGGAGCCAGGAACATGGGGGGGCAAGTGAGCATGGGGCCTGCCTACATTCACCACCACCCACCTAAGACTCGTCCCTCTGTGGGAGGTGGAGGCACCGCTTCTTCACCTCGCGTGGTAGTGACTCAGCCCAACAccaaatatacttttaaaatcaCTGTCTCTCCTAATAAACCTCCAGCTGTGTCTCCCGGAGTCGTGTCCCCAACCTTTGAGCCCAACAACCTCCTCAGCCTGCCGTCAGACCACCACGTTGTGGAGCCAGAGCCCCTGCATCTGTCCGACCCGCTGTCACCGCACAGAGAGCGGCCAAGCGAGCCGCGCAGACTCAGCACGGGTTCCGAGGATGCAGCATACACACAAG CGTTGTTGGTTCATCAGATAGCTCGAAAGGACAGGCTGGAGCATAAGTTGgaaatgaagaagaagaagctggagaagcTAAAAGAAGAAGTTAATGAAATGGAGAATGACCTGACCAAGAGAAGGCTGGAGAGGTCCAACTCAGCCTCCCAAATTCCTTCT ATTGATGAAATGAAGAACCTGCGATGCAGAAACAGAACACTGCAGATTGACATTGACTGCCTTAGCAAAGAAATTGATCTCCTTCAAACAAATG ATCCAGGAAGTAAGATTGTGAAGCCCACCCCTGAgcaggaggaagatgagggCACCCAATGGAACTGCACAGCCTGCACCTTCCTCAACCACCCTGCCCTCAACCGCTGTGAACAATGCGAGTTCCCGCGGCACTTCTGA
- the tab2 gene encoding TGF-beta-activated kinase 1 and MAP3K7-binding protein 2 isoform X2, with the protein MAQGSQQIDIQVLHDLRQKFPEVPCNNNLDACCKYLSQVSPGYLYSDDGNLSFSEDPSFARLQKHMTQLNLGLQSQNVHVAPVQDGLRMNGSRTLAHSMSDGPLQTGQAPNSDFFPHEPQSAPVQVPSTLNVFNVMEPSRKPQPPQNLALYTLGPKGPSVGPQQTPRFNPITVTLAPNLHSGRNTPTSLHIHSMPQSGLGSPQGNSIFIRPYVSQSSTTRQSQQPGGRAQYSPTSQPQQQIYQISHPSPIPSSRSVPLHSSSHTSRTSHVYMPISSPTNPQAPAIPSSGSMASSSSVSSCPPSSSSSVMPCSMSAVSQYNIQNISTGPRKNQIEIKLESPQRSNSTTAVLRTSSGPWSSSSSSACPSSSSSSTGVATVSSTPLSIGGPGSSRNQPTVYISASPPTAATTPSEETIMAPPGSRSQPKFYISASDDSGARNPPTVYISANPQIQGPSGARNMGGQVSMGPAYIHHHPPKTRPSVGGGGTASSPRVVVTQPNTKYTFKITVSPNKPPAVSPGVVSPTFEPNNLLSLPSDHHVVEPEPLHLSDPLSPHRERPSEPRRLSTGSEDAAYTQALLVHQIARKDRLEHKLEMKKKKLEKLKEEVNEMENDLTKRRLERSNSASQIPSIDEMKNLRCRNRTLQIDIDCLSKEIDLLQTNGPHFHRPSNLQRFREDVLPLFQKCFIGPHLNPSVIHNFYDNIGFLGPVPPKPKGTSSVDPGSKIVKPTPEQEEDEGTQWNCTACTFLNHPALNRCEQCEFPRHF; encoded by the exons ATGGCCCAGGGAAGCCAGCAGATTGACATTCAGGTTTTGCATGACCTGCGCCAGAAGTTCCCTGAAGTCCCA TGCAACAACAATTTAGACGCCTGTTGCAAATACTTGTCCCAGGTCAGTCCAGGCTACCTTTACAGTGACGACGGCAATCTGAGCTTTTCTGAGGACCCCAGCTTCGCCCGGCTCCAGAAGCACATGACCCAGCTGAACCTGGGCTTGCAGTCTCAGAATGTGCATGTGGCCCCAGTTCAGGACGGCCTGAGAATGAATGGCAGCCGGACTCTGGCCCACAGCATGAGTGACGGGCCCCTCCAGACAGGCCAGGCCCCCAACAGTGACTTTTTTCCGCACGAGCCCCAGTCAGCCCCAGTGCAGGTACCCTCCACTCtcaatgtttttaatgtgatgGAGCCATCACGTAAACCGCAGCCTCCACAGAACCTTGCACTCTACACTCTAGGACCGAAAGGACCGAGTGTGGGTCCGCAGCAAACCCCACGCTTCAACCCCATTACAGTGACACTAGCCCCAAATCTCCATTCAGGCCGCAACACCCCCACTTCTTTACACATACATAGTATGCCACAGTCAGGCCTGGGTAGTCCACAGGGCAACTCCATCTTTATCCGGCCGTATGTTAGCCAGTCCAGCACGACCCGGCAGAGCCAGCAGCCAGGTGGGCGGGCCCAGTACAGCCCCACTTCTCAGCCCCAGCAGCAGATCTATCAGATCTCCCATCCCTCCCCCATTCCTAGCTCGCGGTCTGTCCCCCTGCACTCCTCCTCACATACCTCAAGGACCTCTCACGTCTACATGCCTATTAGTTCCCCCACTAATCCCCAGGCGCCTGCTATTCCTTCCAGTGGAAGCATGGCTTCTTCCTCTAGTGTCTCTTCTTGTCCcccttcatcctcctcctctgtcaTGCCCTGCTCCATGTCAGCTGTCAGCCAGTACAACATCCAGAACATCTCCACTGGCCCTCGGAAAAATCAGATTGAGATCAAACTTGAATCTCCTCAAAGGAGCAATTCCACCACAGCTGTGCTGCGGACAAGCAGCGGGCCCTggtcatcctcctcctcctcagcctgcccttcttcatcttcctcttcaACCGGAGTGGCCACTGTATCCAGCACCCCTCTGTCCATCGGAGGGCCCGGCTCAAGCCGCAACCAGCCAACTGTTTACATCTCTGCCAGCCCGCCCACTGCTGCTACAACCCCGTCAGAGGAGACTATCATGGCCCCGCCAGGTTCCCGCTCCCAGCCCAAGTTTTACATTTCTGCAAGTGATGATAGTGGAGCCAGAAACCCTCCTACAGTCTACATCTCAGCTAACCCTCAAATACAGGGGCCTTCGGGAGCCAGGAACATGGGGGGGCAAGTGAGCATGGGGCCTGCCTACATTCACCACCACCCACCTAAGACTCGTCCCTCTGTGGGAGGTGGAGGCACCGCTTCTTCACCTCGCGTGGTAGTGACTCAGCCCAACAccaaatatacttttaaaatcaCTGTCTCTCCTAATAAACCTCCAGCTGTGTCTCCCGGAGTCGTGTCCCCAACCTTTGAGCCCAACAACCTCCTCAGCCTGCCGTCAGACCACCACGTTGTGGAGCCAGAGCCCCTGCATCTGTCCGACCCGCTGTCACCGCACAGAGAGCGGCCAAGCGAGCCGCGCAGACTCAGCACGGGTTCCGAGGATGCAGCATACACACAAG CGTTGTTGGTTCATCAGATAGCTCGAAAGGACAGGCTGGAGCATAAGTTGgaaatgaagaagaagaagctggagaagcTAAAAGAAGAAGTTAATGAAATGGAGAATGACCTGACCAAGAGAAGGCTGGAGAGGTCCAACTCAGCCTCCCAAATTCCTTCT ATTGATGAAATGAAGAACCTGCGATGCAGAAACAGAACACTGCAGATTGACATTGACTGCCTTAGCAAAGAAATTGATCTCCTTCAAACAAATG GACCGCACTTCCACAGGCCAAGCAACCTACAGAGGTTCAGGGAGGATGTGCTGCCCCTCtttcagaaatgtttcattG GACCACATTTAAATCCCAGTGTAATCCATAATTTTTATGACAACATTGGATTCCTTGGTCCTGTCCCACCCAAACCCAAAGGTACTTCGTCTGTTG ATCCAGGAAGTAAGATTGTGAAGCCCACCCCTGAgcaggaggaagatgagggCACCCAATGGAACTGCACAGCCTGCACCTTCCTCAACCACCCTGCCCTCAACCGCTGTGAACAATGCGAGTTCCCGCGGCACTTCTGA